A portion of the Alphaproteobacteria bacterium CG11_big_fil_rev_8_21_14_0_20_39_49 genome contains these proteins:
- the secD gene encoding protein translocase subunit SecD, with the protein MLNFSYLKITFIAAICLFAVIFSLPNFMGDKKVGFLPDSRVNLGLDLQGGSYLLLEVDFKTYLKEDLQSVASEIRTVFRDEKVNDERIGYTGGINVIGEKIVFELIDSSIAPQVTAIIKEISNELEVANIEGKVSVGYNEKALEQMLKKVMDQSIEIVRRRVDETGTREPDIQRQGDNRILLQVPGLSDPDNLKEILGKTAKLTFHLLDDSFPHPDTTRTPVPIGTKRLYSEDGTAAFAVKNRVLLTGELLTGASSSFDQFGRPAVNLTFNSLGAKKFAGITKENLQKLFAIVLDGKVLTAPQIKSVILDGKPQITGNFTTREASNLALLLRAGALPAELKIIEERTVGPSLGADSISAGKKAIAVGIVLVIVFMFASYGLFGLFSDIALILNMVLILAVISVFGATLTLPGIAGIVLTMGMAVDANVLIFERIREEIENGKTPFAAVDNGFQHAFKTIIDSNTTTLMAALLLYIFGSGPIKGFAVTLSVGILASMFSAILLTRLMVVTWLKKKRPTKLAF; encoded by the coding sequence ATGCTTAATTTTTCATATTTAAAAATAACTTTTATTGCAGCAATATGCCTGTTTGCAGTTATTTTTAGTCTGCCTAATTTTATGGGAGATAAAAAAGTAGGCTTTCTGCCTGATTCAAGGGTGAATTTAGGGCTGGACTTGCAGGGCGGTTCATATCTGCTTTTGGAGGTAGACTTTAAAACGTATCTCAAAGAGGATTTGCAATCTGTCGCTTCAGAAATTAGAACCGTATTCAGGGACGAAAAGGTTAACGATGAGAGAATAGGTTATACAGGCGGTATAAATGTTATCGGTGAAAAAATCGTTTTTGAATTGATTGATTCATCAATAGCACCCCAAGTGACTGCAATAATCAAGGAAATTTCAAACGAGCTGGAAGTTGCGAACATCGAAGGTAAGGTTTCCGTCGGATATAATGAAAAGGCATTGGAGCAAATGCTGAAAAAAGTTATGGATCAGTCTATTGAGATAGTTAGAAGAAGGGTTGATGAGACCGGAACCAGAGAGCCGGACATACAGCGTCAGGGCGATAACAGGATATTATTACAGGTTCCCGGATTAAGTGATCCTGACAATCTAAAGGAGATTTTGGGTAAGACTGCTAAACTTACGTTTCATTTGTTAGATGATTCTTTTCCTCATCCCGATACTACACGCACACCTGTGCCGATAGGTACTAAAAGGCTTTATAGTGAGGACGGAACTGCAGCTTTTGCCGTAAAGAACCGGGTTCTTTTAACAGGAGAGCTGTTAACCGGTGCAAGCTCGTCTTTCGATCAGTTCGGAAGACCTGCCGTTAATTTGACATTTAATAGTCTGGGTGCAAAGAAATTCGCAGGAATCACCAAAGAAAATCTGCAGAAGCTTTTCGCCATAGTTCTAGACGGCAAAGTCCTTACCGCCCCGCAAATTAAATCGGTTATTTTAGACGGTAAACCTCAGATAACAGGTAACTTTACTACTCGGGAAGCAAGCAATCTGGCTCTATTATTGAGAGCCGGTGCGTTACCTGCCGAATTGAAGATTATTGAGGAGCGTACGGTAGGACCTAGCCTTGGAGCGGATTCTATCTCCGCGGGTAAAAAAGCTATAGCGGTAGGTATAGTGCTGGTTATAGTGTTTATGTTCGCATCTTACGGCTTGTTCGGGCTATTTTCAGATATCGCTCTTATTTTGAATATGGTGCTTATTTTGGCCGTTATATCCGTGTTCGGTGCTACTTTAACACTACCGGGAATTGCAGGTATAGTTCTTACTATGGGTATGGCAGTAGATGCAAATGTTCTGATCTTTGAAAGGATAAGGGAAGAGATAGAAAACGGTAAGACCCCGTTTGCAGCTGTCGATAACGGTTTCCAACATGCATTCAAGACAATCATAGACTCTAACACAACAACTTTGATGGCGGCGTTGTTGCTTTATATTTTCGGTTCGGGACCTATAAAAGGATTTGCGGTAACACTTTCCGTCGGGATATTAGCTTCAATGTTCTCCGCCATATTACTGACAAGGCTAATGGTAGTTACGTGGCTTAAGAAAAAACGACCGACAAAGCTTGCATTCTAA
- a CDS encoding acylphosphatase (catalyzes the hydrolysis of acylphosphate), which produces MHDEPGFGSGKPKAQKDIYCLRLVIEGEVQGVGYRNWLKGVCTESKVTGWVKNKSNGSVEAVLYGKQTVVKEIASRCYKGSAMAQVKKVKEYPEEIKSTIPNDFKIASSG; this is translated from the coding sequence ATGCATGATGAACCGGGTTTTGGTAGCGGTAAGCCGAAAGCTCAGAAGGACATATATTGTTTAAGGCTTGTTATTGAAGGTGAGGTTCAGGGTGTAGGCTATCGTAACTGGCTAAAAGGAGTTTGTACCGAAAGCAAAGTGACAGGCTGGGTAAAAAATAAGTCAAACGGCTCCGTTGAAGCTGTTTTATACGGTAAGCAGACTGTCGTAAAAGAAATTGCCTCAAGGTGCTATAAAGGGTCGGCAATGGCACAGGTGAAAAAAGTAAAAGAATATCCTGAGGAAATTAAAAGCACTATCCCCAATGATTTTAAAATAGCATCTTCAGGGTGA
- a CDS encoding superoxide dismutase [Fe] (SodB; iron binding; present under aerobic and anaerobic conditions; destroys free radicals): MAITLPDLPYAQDALEPHITANTLSFHYGKHHNAYVTNLNKLIEGTEFANSSLEEIVLKSEGGIFNNAAQVWNHTFYWNSMKPNGGGNPEGELADKINDAFGSFDKFREEFSNAAATQFGSGWAWLVLDGEKLKIVKTSNAQTPLTDGQKPLLTIDVWEHAYYLDFQNKRPDYIQTFLNNLVNWDFAAENLANAKNAKAA, encoded by the coding sequence ATGGCTATAACATTACCTGATCTTCCATATGCACAAGACGCACTAGAGCCGCATATAACTGCAAATACACTTAGTTTTCACTACGGCAAGCACCATAATGCATATGTTACCAACCTTAACAAACTAATTGAAGGCACTGAGTTTGCTAACTCTTCTTTAGAAGAAATAGTTTTAAAATCTGAAGGCGGTATATTCAATAATGCGGCTCAGGTTTGGAACCATACATTTTACTGGAACTCAATGAAGCCAAATGGTGGCGGCAATCCTGAAGGTGAACTTGCCGACAAAATCAATGATGCGTTCGGCAGCTTTGATAAGTTCAGGGAAGAATTTTCCAATGCGGCAGCTACCCAGTTCGGTAGCGGATGGGCATGGCTGGTGCTAGATGGAGAAAAATTAAAGATAGTAAAAACATCAAATGCACAAACTCCTCTTACCGACGGTCAAAAACCGTTACTAACCATTGATGTTTGGGAACATGCATATTATCTGGACTTCCAGAATAAACGTCCTGATTATATACAGACTTTCTTAAACAATCTTGTAAATTGGGATTTTGCCGCCGAAAATCTGGCTAATGCGAAAAATGCAAAAGCTGCATAA
- the accC gene encoding acetyl-CoA carboxylase biotin carboxylase subunit, producing MFKKLLIANRGEIACRIIKTARKMGIKTVAVYSEADTNSAHVSMADEAVFVGPSPSTQSYLNIENIMDAIISTGADAVHPGYGFLSENMNFARAVEKEGIAFVGPSQDSIKMMGDKIEAKTIAIEANVSTIPGYMGIIKDEDEAVRIATDIGYPVMVKASAGGGGKGMRVVYSKDEVKSAFRSATNEAKKSFSDDRIFIEKFIEKPRHIEIQVLADKYGNTLCLGERECSIQRHNQKVIEEAPSSFIDEKTRQSMYKECVALAEKVGYYSAGTVEFIMDSNKKFYFLEMNTRLQVEHPVTEYVTGLDLVEQMINIAYGKKLELKQEDVKLNGWAIESRIYAEDPSRGFLPSSGRISEYKEPESNANVRVDTGIYEGGQVSMFYDAMIAKLITYGKDRKEAIERMQTALGEYVIRGISHNISFLEAVMGHSKFASGDISTNFIAEEYPDGFFGAELTSQTTRIFLCVAIHVFLEDVKRAGTITGQLEGRQRLIGNKWVVNIDDESFSVYVKSTHSGYEVLHDRSQMVIKSAWILGNRLFHGEVDGTPVNVQIEYFAGGFYLTHAGAKVKISVRTPRVAELDRYMPEPKSGIDSSKVEAPISGVIVDIKVKDGDKVKQGQELFILEAMKMENIICAEKDAKIKKVYLNANDNTTYGQVVIEYENA from the coding sequence ATGTTCAAAAAATTATTAATAGCCAATCGTGGTGAAATTGCTTGTAGAATAATTAAGACAGCCCGTAAAATGGGAATAAAAACCGTAGCGGTATATTCCGAGGCGGATACTAACTCCGCACATGTAAGCATGGCTGATGAGGCGGTTTTTGTAGGACCTTCACCTTCCACACAAAGCTATCTTAATATTGAAAATATAATGGATGCTATCATATCTACCGGAGCCGATGCGGTTCACCCCGGATATGGCTTTTTGTCAGAGAATATGAACTTTGCACGTGCCGTAGAAAAAGAAGGCATTGCTTTTGTAGGACCTTCACAGGATTCCATCAAAATGATGGGGGATAAAATTGAGGCTAAAACAATAGCAATCGAGGCAAATGTAAGCACCATACCGGGTTATATGGGAATCATAAAAGATGAGGACGAGGCTGTAAGGATAGCTACCGATATCGGCTATCCCGTTATGGTAAAAGCCTCGGCAGGTGGCGGCGGTAAAGGAATGCGTGTGGTATATTCGAAAGATGAGGTTAAGTCCGCATTTCGTTCTGCAACAAATGAAGCCAAGAAAAGTTTCAGTGATGATAGAATATTTATAGAAAAATTTATTGAAAAACCACGCCATATTGAAATTCAGGTGTTAGCCGACAAATACGGCAATACTTTATGCCTTGGTGAAAGGGAATGTTCTATCCAAAGGCATAACCAGAAGGTTATTGAAGAAGCTCCAAGCTCGTTCATTGATGAAAAAACCCGTCAGTCAATGTATAAAGAGTGCGTGGCACTTGCAGAGAAGGTAGGCTATTACTCGGCAGGTACTGTGGAATTCATTATGGATTCTAACAAGAAATTCTACTTTTTAGAGATGAATACAAGACTTCAGGTTGAACACCCCGTAACCGAGTATGTTACAGGACTTGACCTTGTAGAACAGATGATAAATATAGCATATGGCAAAAAATTAGAATTAAAACAAGAAGATGTGAAATTAAACGGCTGGGCTATCGAGTCAAGAATATATGCCGAAGACCCGTCTCGCGGCTTCCTTCCTTCCAGTGGCAGGATATCCGAATATAAAGAACCTGAGTCCAATGCTAATGTAAGGGTTGATACGGGTATCTATGAAGGCGGTCAGGTAAGCATGTTCTATGATGCTATGATAGCAAAGCTGATTACATACGGCAAAGACAGAAAAGAAGCTATTGAAAGAATGCAAACGGCATTAGGTGAATATGTTATAAGAGGAATATCGCATAATATCAGCTTTTTAGAAGCGGTTATGGGGCATTCTAAATTTGCGTCAGGTGATATTTCCACTAATTTTATTGCCGAAGAATACCCTGATGGATTTTTCGGTGCGGAACTTACTTCTCAAACAACCAGAATATTCTTATGCGTAGCTATTCATGTATTTTTAGAGGATGTTAAAAGGGCAGGGACTATAACCGGACAGCTAGAGGGAAGGCAAAGGCTGATAGGGAATAAATGGGTGGTTAATATTGATGATGAAAGTTTCTCAGTCTACGTGAAATCGACTCATTCGGGTTATGAGGTACTGCATGACAGGTCGCAAATGGTAATAAAAAGTGCGTGGATACTCGGTAACAGGTTGTTCCACGGTGAAGTTGACGGTACTCCTGTAAACGTGCAGATAGAATATTTTGCAGGCGGTTTTTATTTAACTCACGCCGGTGCAAAAGTGAAAATATCGGTACGCACACCAAGGGTTGCCGAGCTTGACAGATATATGCCGGAGCCGAAAAGCGGTATTGATTCTTCTAAGGTTGAAGCTCCTATATCGGGAGTTATTGTTGACATTAAAGTAAAAGACGGCGATAAAGTTAAACAGGGGCAAGAGCTTTTTATATTAGAGGCCATGAAAATGGAAAATATTATCTGTGCTGAAAAAGATGCCAAAATCAAGAAGGTTTATCTTAATGCTAATGATAATACTACCTATGGACAAGTAGTTATAGAGTACGAAAATGCATGA
- the yajC gene encoding preprotein translocase subunit YajC has translation MLFISEAIAQSNEAGVPQEPGTMANLLPLLLIFFIFYMFIIRPKQKEIKQHSNMIDATKKGDEIVTGGGIVGKVKKVEDSILEVEIAPDTVVKVVRSTITRNNSAVERAKKELAKQEPKKK, from the coding sequence ATGTTATTTATATCTGAGGCTATAGCCCAATCAAATGAAGCGGGAGTTCCGCAAGAACCCGGTACAATGGCGAATTTATTGCCGCTATTACTTATATTTTTTATATTTTATATGTTCATAATAAGACCTAAACAAAAGGAAATAAAACAACATAGCAATATGATAGATGCTACCAAGAAAGGTGATGAGATAGTTACCGGCGGTGGTATTGTGGGTAAGGTGAAAAAAGTTGAAGATAGTATATTAGAGGTCGAAATTGCTCCCGATACGGTAGTAAAAGTTGTGCGTAGCACTATCACAAGGAATAATTCTGCGGTTGAAAGGGCTAAAAAAGAATTAGCCAAGCAAGAACCAAAAAAGAAATAG
- a CDS encoding NADP-dependent malic enzyme (NADP-dependent; catalyzes the oxidative decarboxylation of malate to form pyruvate; decarboxylates oxaloacetate): protein MSEKKKGTSITDEDALYFHKRDGKPGKVSVLPTKPLMTQRDLSLAYSPGVAVPCLEIEKDESKAYEYTAKGNYVAVISNGTAVLGLGNLGALASKPVMEGKAVLFKRFADIDSVDIEVDTEDPEEFINAVKYLGPTWGGINLEDIKAPECFIIEQKLKEVMNIPIFHDDQHGTAIITAAGLINAAHVTGRKFKDMTIVVNGAGAASIACVELVKAMGVQHNNVILCDSRGVIYEGREGGMNQWKSAHAAKTKARSLADAMKGADVFLGLSVKDAVTKDMVKSMAKKPIIFAMANPDPEITPEDVAEVRSDAIVATGRSDYPNQVNNVMGFPYIFRGALDVRATTINEEMKIACAQALADLAREHVPDEVSVAYSGRKMQYGPGYIIPVPFDPRLIYTIPPAVAKAAMDSGVAKQPIEDMEEYKRQLSARLNPTANSLNLIMDRLHANPRNVVFSEGEEEKVIRAAAIWRRQGYGTAKLVGRENLILKKMAEMSIDPEGIEIHNAAVTDKNEKYIDFLYNRLGREGYLRRDCVRMVKNDRNIFAACMVQCGDADAMITGLTRNYYDSLDDILKVVNAKPGKMVFGLSMMIAKGKTVFISDTTVNELPTPDELADIAIQTAEEARKMGHVPRVAMLSFSTFGNLMRSRSSEVREVVEILDSCDVGFEYEGEMAADVALNPELMKLYPFSRLSGPANVLIMPALHSANISSKLLQELGGGTVIGPMLIGLEKPVQIVQMGASVSEILNMAALAAVNSISDEGKHSNGKKAA, encoded by the coding sequence ATGTCTGAAAAGAAAAAAGGCACTTCTATAACGGATGAAGATGCATTATATTTCCATAAAAGAGATGGAAAACCCGGAAAAGTATCGGTTTTGCCTACAAAGCCTCTTATGACCCAAAGGGACTTATCCCTTGCATATTCTCCCGGAGTTGCCGTACCCTGCCTTGAAATAGAAAAGGACGAAAGCAAAGCATATGAATATACCGCAAAAGGAAATTATGTAGCCGTTATATCGAACGGCACGGCGGTTCTTGGCCTTGGAAATCTGGGTGCATTGGCATCAAAGCCGGTAATGGAAGGAAAAGCGGTGTTATTTAAGCGTTTTGCCGATATTGATTCCGTGGATATAGAGGTGGATACCGAAGACCCTGAAGAATTCATCAATGCGGTAAAATATCTTGGACCTACATGGGGCGGAATAAATCTGGAAGATATCAAAGCTCCCGAATGCTTTATAATCGAGCAGAAGTTAAAAGAAGTTATGAATATTCCTATTTTCCATGACGACCAGCATGGAACGGCTATCATTACTGCCGCAGGGCTTATCAATGCGGCTCATGTTACGGGGCGTAAGTTCAAGGATATGACGATAGTTGTAAACGGTGCCGGAGCTGCCTCAATTGCTTGTGTGGAGCTTGTAAAGGCAATGGGCGTACAGCATAATAACGTTATACTTTGCGATTCACGCGGGGTTATATATGAAGGGCGTGAAGGCGGTATGAACCAGTGGAAATCTGCTCATGCGGCTAAAACAAAAGCCAGAAGTCTTGCCGATGCCATGAAGGGTGCCGATGTATTCTTAGGTTTATCCGTAAAAGATGCCGTTACTAAAGACATGGTCAAATCAATGGCTAAAAAGCCTATCATATTCGCTATGGCCAATCCCGATCCTGAGATAACGCCCGAAGATGTTGCCGAAGTTAGAAGTGATGCTATCGTTGCGACAGGTCGCTCGGATTATCCTAATCAGGTTAATAATGTTATGGGATTCCCGTATATATTCCGTGGTGCTTTGGACGTGCGTGCAACTACTATCAATGAAGAAATGAAAATCGCCTGTGCACAGGCTCTTGCAGACCTTGCCAGAGAGCATGTGCCTGATGAGGTGTCGGTCGCATATTCGGGCAGAAAAATGCAATATGGTCCGGGTTATATTATCCCTGTTCCGTTTGACCCTAGGCTTATCTATACTATTCCCCCTGCGGTGGCTAAAGCTGCTATGGATAGCGGTGTGGCGAAACAGCCTATTGAAGATATGGAAGAATATAAGCGTCAGTTAAGTGCAAGGCTTAATCCTACGGCTAACAGCCTTAACCTTATTATGGACAGGCTTCATGCTAATCCGAGAAATGTGGTGTTCTCCGAGGGTGAAGAAGAAAAAGTCATCAGGGCTGCCGCTATATGGAGAAGGCAGGGTTACGGAACTGCAAAACTTGTGGGCAGGGAAAACCTTATATTAAAGAAAATGGCTGAAATGAGTATTGACCCTGAGGGTATCGAGATACATAATGCTGCCGTTACCGATAAAAATGAAAAATATATAGATTTCCTGTATAACAGGCTTGGGCGTGAAGGTTATTTGCGTAGGGACTGTGTGCGTATGGTAAAAAATGATAGGAATATTTTTGCCGCATGTATGGTACAGTGCGGTGATGCCGACGCTATGATAACCGGTCTTACCCGTAATTATTATGACTCGCTTGACGATATATTGAAGGTTGTTAACGCAAAGCCGGGTAAAATGGTATTCGGGCTTTCAATGATGATAGCTAAAGGTAAAACGGTGTTTATTTCAGATACGACTGTAAATGAGCTTCCTACACCTGACGAACTTGCCGATATTGCTATACAGACTGCCGAAGAAGCCCGTAAGATGGGGCATGTTCCGCGTGTTGCCATGCTTTCTTTTTCCACGTTCGGTAACCTGATGCGTTCCCGTTCTTCGGAGGTGAGGGAGGTAGTTGAAATACTAGATAGCTGTGATGTGGGCTTTGAATATGAAGGCGAGATGGCGGCAGATGTTGCCCTTAATCCCGAACTGATGAAATTATATCCGTTCAGCAGATTATCAGGTCCTGCAAACGTACTTATCATGCCTGCGTTACATTCTGCCAACATAAGCTCTAAATTATTGCAGGAGCTTGGCGGCGGAACTGTTATAGGACCTATGCTTATAGGTTTGGAAAAACCTGTTCAGATTGTGCAGATGGGTGCTTCCGTGTCCGAAATATTGAATATGGCAGCTTTGGCAGCCGTAAATTCAATTAGTGATGAGGGTAAGCATAGTAACGGTAAGAAGGCTGCGTAA
- a CDS encoding 30S ribosomal protein S20, protein MANHTATKKSIRKTERRTATNRNIKNRVRTFIKKTEKLIEEGDKKTANESLKVTQSEMMKAVGKGVFKLNTSSRKISRLCARIKALS, encoded by the coding sequence ATGGCAAACCATACAGCTACAAAAAAGTCAATTCGTAAAACAGAACGTCGTACTGCGACTAACAGGAATATTAAAAACCGTGTTAGGACTTTTATTAAAAAAACTGAAAAACTCATAGAAGAAGGTGATAAGAAAACCGCTAATGAGTCTTTAAAGGTTACTCAGTCTGAAATGATGAAAGCTGTAGGCAAAGGTGTTTTCAAACTTAATACCAGCTCTAGAAAAATAAGCCGTCTTTGTGCCAGAATCAAAGCTTTAAGCTAA
- the hflX gene encoding GTPase HflX: MNKRTLIIQPSIKSQEHKDLRSIEARLDEAKGLALAIDLEIIFSDVVLLQKKVPATYIGSGKVEEYAELVETNEIDLLIFNEQLTPIQQRNLEVALKCKVIDRTALILEIFGERANTKEGSLQVELAAQEYQKSRLVRSWTHLERQRGGGGFMGGPGEKQIESDRRAIRDRIAMIKKRIKKVAQTRDIQRKSRRKVPYDIVALVGYTNAGKSTLFNNITGANVLAEDKLFATLDPTMRILKLPSGRKIIISDTVGFISDLPTQLVAAFRATLEEVIEADVILHVRDISNPDNAEQKNDVLKVLKSLGLEEKTQDNMIEVSNKIDLLDNEQKKNISDKKDSVPVSAVTGEGIDNLFAKIDEKLSAKFLEEEITISCQNGKAIAWVYAKSRVLSEEHDEEVVKMKILISEKDLGQLRKMIS, translated from the coding sequence ATGAATAAACGCACATTAATAATACAGCCAAGTATTAAATCGCAGGAACATAAAGACCTAAGGAGCATTGAAGCTAGGCTTGATGAGGCTAAAGGGCTGGCACTTGCTATTGATTTGGAAATCATATTTTCAGATGTTGTTTTATTGCAGAAAAAAGTGCCTGCTACATATATAGGAAGCGGAAAAGTTGAGGAATATGCAGAGCTTGTAGAAACAAATGAAATTGATCTGCTTATATTTAATGAACAGCTTACGCCAATTCAGCAAAGAAATTTAGAAGTTGCCCTGAAATGTAAAGTAATAGATAGAACTGCCTTAATTTTAGAGATTTTCGGTGAGCGTGCCAATACTAAAGAGGGTAGTTTACAGGTTGAACTGGCTGCACAGGAATATCAGAAATCAAGGCTGGTAAGGTCATGGACTCACCTTGAGCGTCAAAGGGGCGGGGGAGGCTTTATGGGCGGTCCCGGAGAAAAGCAGATAGAATCTGACAGGCGTGCTATCAGGGACAGGATAGCAATGATAAAAAAGAGAATTAAAAAGGTTGCACAAACTCGTGATATACAAAGAAAATCACGCCGTAAAGTGCCGTATGATATTGTCGCTCTGGTCGGATATACCAATGCAGGTAAGTCAACTTTATTTAACAATATTACCGGTGCGAATGTGTTGGCGGAGGACAAGCTTTTTGCTACATTAGATCCGACTATGCGAATATTGAAGCTGCCGTCGGGGCGTAAAATAATTATTTCCGATACGGTGGGGTTTATTTCCGATTTGCCTACTCAACTTGTAGCCGCATTCAGAGCTACTTTAGAAGAGGTGATTGAAGCTGACGTTATTTTGCATGTCAGGGATATATCAAATCCTGATAATGCCGAGCAAAAGAATGATGTACTAAAAGTGCTGAAAAGCCTTGGTTTGGAAGAAAAAACACAGGACAACATGATAGAGGTATCGAACAAGATAGATCTGCTGGATAATGAACAGAAAAAAAATATATCGGACAAAAAAGATAGCGTCCCTGTTTCCGCCGTTACAGGCGAGGGGATTGACAATCTGTTTGCAAAAATAGATGAAAAATTATCAGCAAAATTTTTAGAAGAGGAAATCACTATTTCATGCCAAAACGGTAAAGCTATAGCATGGGTTTATGCTAAATCTAGGGTGCTTTCCGAAGAGCATGACGAGGAAGTGGTAAAAATGAAAATACTAATATCTGAAAAAGATTTGGGTCAGCTAAGGAAGATGATTTCGTAA